In a genomic window of Feifania hominis:
- a CDS encoding AAA family ATPase: MIEVQMLGTPSIRRDGEPVGFPYRKAEGLFYFLCVRKSITREEATGIFWAGSDEKTAKKNLRDAIYKIRRVLGEDVLLMGGNTTVRLNPQAKIVTDLDDLSGENILSRWKGDFLSYFFIKNCYEFESWVEDQRGVCRRLYKLALQDQLGRMADERRLEEISEYSSLLIKNDIYNEETYRHLMRIYARNGDYGSAVKLYYKLCSVLSTDLEEEPSAETTQLFRDILRLKGEQPESAAAAATPFEWFPGNYQIATHLGEFKKDRAASILLCGEVGIGKTTLLRAARHLAENEDLLTLFHTCTRAERELYLQSWYDMLSQLARAARQGGVSLSAEAERKLMNFFPTTAAGDLVTGGPSGRHRVKYAEDLITDLFSHELKNQKVVLLLDDIQWMDAIGRQLLSSLLSQLGPGRIILIASCREDWRPELGGFVVPLLERELLTEIAIPRLTEADMRRLAGDLCPDCDGQTLAKLSRRCGGNTLFFLELLGTLERGAEGEPTPRITNALKSVLLDLSEGEGQLLQMASLYPDEVSLADFKRLLPLPELEIFAVIERLLAKGILIESPAGRSVRYHFTHPLLRDYIHTQMSLGKRNVLHSSIAQDFEQSYHRSHSAELLPKIVYHYRQCGREAGVYQYRVDYLESVLTLYHELYPILEGPVERRAANREIVVDPEEIRQLHGEVTQLAQRDDDALPLAMKMSFVLGRSAVHACDSVAALEHLRCSMELAARLEDDVQQLKNYRQMVYHSLLTANQEVMRDYLGRAFSLLERREDMLERCWFMQMRGLYLLRERQYTDAENVLLDALDLHKKCNTKHSFYLTGVPGCYNILGLCYSACGDDLTALRYFDQAIRIGKKTVLVNALPCIYANAGQALYHARLFDEAETYYREAAALHEKTGVIYGRQRVEAHLALLLLRQGAAEQAVGHYHEALRIAELLRDNQMPALLDEIYQRLNESGKPQPV; encoded by the coding sequence ATGATTGAGGTTCAGATGCTCGGCACGCCGTCCATCCGCCGGGACGGGGAACCCGTCGGTTTTCCCTACCGCAAGGCGGAGGGGCTCTTCTATTTTCTCTGCGTCAGAAAGAGCATCACCCGCGAGGAGGCCACCGGCATCTTCTGGGCCGGCAGCGATGAGAAGACCGCCAAGAAGAATCTGCGCGACGCGATTTACAAAATACGCCGTGTCCTCGGGGAGGATGTGCTTCTAATGGGCGGCAACACCACGGTCCGTCTGAATCCCCAGGCCAAAATCGTCACCGATCTGGACGATCTCAGCGGCGAGAATATCCTCTCACGGTGGAAAGGCGACTTTTTAAGCTACTTCTTCATCAAAAACTGCTACGAGTTTGAGAGCTGGGTCGAGGACCAGCGCGGCGTCTGCCGCAGGCTCTACAAGCTGGCGCTTCAGGACCAGCTCGGCCGTATGGCCGACGAGCGGCGCCTCGAGGAGATCAGCGAGTACAGCTCTCTGCTCATCAAAAACGACATCTACAACGAGGAGACCTACCGCCACCTCATGCGCATCTATGCGCGCAACGGGGACTATGGCTCGGCGGTCAAACTCTACTATAAGCTCTGCTCGGTTCTCTCAACCGATCTTGAGGAGGAGCCGTCCGCGGAGACCACCCAGCTCTTTCGGGACATTCTGCGCCTCAAGGGGGAGCAGCCCGAGAGCGCCGCAGCCGCCGCGACGCCCTTTGAGTGGTTTCCCGGCAACTACCAGATTGCGACCCATCTGGGCGAGTTCAAAAAGGACCGCGCCGCCTCGATTCTGCTCTGCGGCGAGGTGGGAATCGGCAAGACGACGCTGCTGCGCGCAGCGCGGCATCTCGCCGAAAACGAGGATCTTCTGACCCTGTTTCACACCTGTACGCGCGCCGAGCGCGAGCTGTATCTCCAGTCGTGGTATGACATGCTCTCGCAGCTTGCGCGTGCCGCCCGGCAGGGGGGCGTCTCGCTCAGCGCCGAGGCCGAGCGAAAGCTGATGAACTTCTTTCCCACCACAGCCGCCGGCGATCTCGTCACAGGCGGTCCGTCCGGGCGCCACCGCGTCAAATACGCGGAGGATCTGATCACCGATCTCTTCTCCCATGAGCTGAAAAATCAGAAAGTTGTGCTGCTGCTCGACGACATCCAGTGGATGGATGCCATCGGCAGACAGCTTTTATCGAGTCTGCTCTCCCAGTTGGGACCGGGGCGGATCATCCTCATTGCGAGCTGCCGGGAGGACTGGCGCCCCGAGCTCGGCGGCTTTGTGGTGCCACTGCTCGAGAGGGAACTTCTCACCGAGATTGCCATTCCGCGGCTCACGGAGGCCGACATGCGCCGCCTCGCGGGAGATCTCTGCCCCGACTGTGACGGGCAGACCCTCGCGAAGCTCTCGCGCCGCTGCGGCGGCAACACGCTGTTCTTTCTGGAACTTCTCGGCACACTGGAGCGCGGCGCAGAGGGCGAGCCGACGCCGCGGATTACAAACGCGCTCAAGAGTGTGCTACTCGATCTCTCCGAGGGCGAGGGGCAGCTTTTGCAGATGGCCTCTCTCTACCCGGACGAGGTATCACTCGCCGATTTCAAGCGGCTTTTGCCGCTGCCTGAGCTCGAAATTTTCGCCGTGATCGAGCGGCTTCTCGCCAAGGGCATTCTCATTGAGAGCCCGGCCGGCCGCTCGGTGCGCTACCACTTCACCCACCCGCTGCTGCGCGACTACATCCACACCCAGATGTCCCTCGGCAAGCGCAATGTGCTCCACAGCAGCATCGCCCAGGACTTTGAGCAGTCCTACCACCGCTCCCACAGCGCCGAGCTTCTGCCCAAGATTGTCTACCACTACCGCCAGTGCGGCCGGGAGGCAGGCGTCTACCAGTACCGTGTGGACTACCTTGAGAGCGTGCTGACCCTCTACCACGAACTGTACCCCATTCTCGAGGGACCGGTGGAGCGCCGCGCGGCAAACCGGGAGATTGTCGTCGATCCCGAGGAAATCCGACAGCTTCACGGCGAGGTCACACAGCTCGCCCAGCGCGACGACGACGCGCTGCCGCTTGCCATGAAGATGAGCTTTGTGCTCGGACGCAGCGCTGTGCATGCCTGCGACAGCGTCGCGGCGCTCGAGCATCTGCGGTGCAGCATGGAACTCGCGGCGCGCCTTGAGGACGACGTGCAGCAGCTCAAAAATTACCGCCAGATGGTCTACCACAGTCTTCTGACCGCAAACCAGGAGGTGATGCGCGACTACCTGGGGCGGGCGTTTTCCCTGCTTGAGCGGCGGGAGGATATGCTCGAGCGGTGCTGGTTCATGCAGATGCGGGGGCTCTACCTGCTGCGCGAGAGGCAGTACACGGACGCGGAGAATGTGCTGCTCGACGCGCTCGATCTGCACAAAAAGTGCAACACCAAACACAGCTTCTACCTGACCGGCGTGCCGGGCTGCTACAACATCCTCGGGCTCTGCTACAGCGCCTGCGGGGACGATCTGACCGCGCTGCGCTACTTCGATCAGGCCATTCGCATCGGCAAAAAGACCGTGCTGGTAAATGCCCTGCCCTGCATCTATGCAAACGCCGGCCAGGCCCTCTATCACGCGCGCCTGTTCGACGAGGCCGAGACCTACTACCGCGAGGCCGCGGCTCTGCACGAGAAGACCGGTGTGATCTACGGCCGCCAGCGGGTTGAGGCACACCTTGCGCTTCTGCTGCTGCGGCAGGGGGCGGCCGAGCAGGCGGTCGGCCACTACCACGAGGCGCTGCGCATAGCCGAGCTGCTGCGGGACAACCAGATGCCGGCGCTGCTCGACGAGATCTATCAGCGCCTCAACGAGAGCGGCAAGCCCCAACCCGTGTGA
- a CDS encoding SDR family NAD(P)-dependent oxidoreductase produces the protein MGIFDGKVAIITGGGKAKSIGYGIAVAYAKEGANLVLTGRNEQKLLDAKEELERLYGIKVLALQADVTPDEESEQRVKEVVRQTVDTFGRIDVLINNAQASASGIPLAIQTKDHFDLGIYSGLYATFYYMRECYPYLKQTQGSVINFASGAGLFGNSGQCSYAAAKEGIRGLSRVAATEWGPDNINVNVVCPLAMTAQLENFKKGYPEAYEKNLKAVPMGRFGDPEKDIGRVCVLLGSPDFKYMSGETLTLEGGMGQRP, from the coding sequence ATGGGTATTTTTGACGGAAAAGTTGCCATTATCACCGGCGGCGGCAAGGCCAAGTCGATCGGCTACGGCATTGCGGTCGCCTACGCCAAGGAGGGCGCAAATCTGGTTCTGACCGGCAGAAACGAGCAGAAGCTGCTCGACGCGAAAGAGGAGCTTGAGCGCCTCTATGGCATCAAGGTGCTCGCGCTGCAGGCGGACGTCACCCCCGACGAGGAGTCGGAGCAGCGGGTCAAGGAGGTTGTCAGGCAGACCGTCGACACCTTTGGCCGTATCGACGTGCTGATCAACAACGCCCAGGCCTCGGCCTCGGGCATTCCGCTTGCCATTCAGACGAAGGACCACTTTGACCTCGGCATCTACTCGGGCCTCTACGCCACATTCTACTATATGAGAGAGTGTTACCCCTATCTCAAGCAGACCCAGGGCTCGGTCATCAACTTCGCCTCCGGCGCCGGCCTGTTCGGAAATTCCGGCCAGTGCTCCTACGCAGCGGCAAAAGAGGGTATCCGCGGCCTGTCGCGCGTGGCTGCCACAGAGTGGGGCCCTGACAACATCAATGTCAATGTGGTTTGCCCGCTTGCCATGACAGCCCAGCTTGAAAACTTCAAAAAGGGCTATCCTGAAGCCTATGAGAAGAACCTCAAGGCCGTTCCCATGGGCCGCTTCGGCGACCCGGAAAAGGACATCGGCCGCGTCTGCGTGCTGCTCGGCTCGCCCGACTTCAAATACATGTCCGGCGAGACCCTCACCCTCGAGGGCGGCATGGGCCAGCGTCCCTGA
- the spoVAE gene encoding stage V sporulation protein AE, which translates to MRGITMFAEFVKTFVVGGLICVVGQLLIDLTKLTPARIVVLFVTAGVILTGVGVYPKLVEYAGCGATVPIVGFGYLLATGTKQAIAEMGLMGAMTGGVTAAAGGITAAVFFGYLFALLCRPAEKK; encoded by the coding sequence ATGCGAGGAATCACTATGTTTGCGGAATTTGTCAAGACGTTTGTCGTGGGCGGGCTCATCTGCGTCGTGGGCCAGCTTCTCATCGACCTGACCAAACTCACTCCGGCGCGCATCGTCGTACTCTTTGTGACGGCGGGTGTCATACTCACCGGCGTCGGCGTCTATCCGAAGCTCGTCGAGTACGCCGGCTGCGGCGCGACGGTGCCCATTGTGGGCTTTGGGTATCTGCTCGCGACCGGCACCAAACAGGCCATTGCCGAAATGGGGCTCATGGGCGCCATGACAGGCGGTGTGACGGCGGCGGCGGGCGGCATCACGGCGGCGGTCTTCTTCGGATACCTGTTCGCGCTGCTGTGCCGCCCGGCGGAAAAAAAGTAG
- a CDS encoding DUF975 family protein, whose translation MADQGVVRRNIKRIARRCLNGYYFTGIAMLLTHLLILLGITAVQNTMFTVFRVNLFTVENIENLMRGRLFLPLWQLGLYGGALFVISLIVLPLSFGICEWHYHLTDENPGSFVTLFNWYGSAKLYFKCLALRLNVVLRLVFWGSIPVAAGVFSAIFVGRMLTDLALDPLLGGLITGALILVTAVALVWFLIFTRRYAMCDYLLVRDPDKKIRQIIRESCRFMRGHKLEHVVFTLSFFGWFLLVALTFGLSLIFTMPYLRECYTVFYNYCHDTHELRMRRGDDTASAVPDEAPAPPAQPQPEPAPQAVSEPEPPEPPQSISPAEPPRPVGPVFEPQAPIDNDKGDEQHA comes from the coding sequence ATGGCCGATCAGGGCGTCGTCAGACGCAACATCAAGCGCATTGCCCGGCGCTGTCTGAACGGGTATTACTTTACGGGGATCGCGATGCTGCTGACCCATCTGCTGATCCTGCTCGGTATCACGGCCGTGCAGAACACCATGTTCACGGTCTTCCGCGTCAATCTCTTCACAGTTGAAAACATCGAGAATCTCATGCGCGGCCGGCTCTTTCTGCCGCTGTGGCAGCTCGGCCTCTACGGCGGGGCGCTGTTTGTCATTTCGCTGATCGTGCTGCCGCTCTCCTTTGGCATCTGCGAGTGGCACTATCACCTGACCGACGAAAATCCCGGCAGCTTTGTGACCCTGTTCAACTGGTATGGCAGCGCAAAGCTCTATTTCAAATGCCTCGCCCTGCGGCTGAATGTGGTTTTGCGCCTGGTCTTCTGGGGATCCATCCCTGTGGCGGCCGGCGTCTTTTCGGCCATCTTTGTCGGGCGGATGCTCACCGACCTTGCGCTCGACCCGCTGCTCGGGGGGCTTATCACCGGCGCGCTGATTCTGGTGACAGCCGTGGCGTTGGTCTGGTTTCTGATCTTCACGCGGCGCTATGCCATGTGCGACTATCTGCTGGTTCGCGACCCCGATAAAAAAATCCGCCAGATCATCCGCGAGAGCTGCCGCTTCATGCGCGGCCACAAGCTCGAGCATGTGGTCTTCACCCTCTCCTTTTTCGGGTGGTTTCTGCTCGTGGCTCTCACATTCGGCCTGTCTCTGATCTTCACCATGCCCTATCTGCGCGAATGCTACACAGTCTTCTACAACTACTGCCACGACACTCACGAGCTTCGAATGCGCCGGGGCGACGACACGGCGTCGGCTGTCCCAGATGAGGCGCCCGCACCGCCGGCGCAGCCCCAGCCGGAGCCTGCGCCGCAGGCCGTGTCCGAGCCCGAGCCGCCAGAGCCCCCGCAGAGCATCTCACCGGCCGAGCCGCCGCGCCCTGTGGGGCCGGTATTTGAGCCCCAGGCCCCCATTGACAATGACAAAGGAGACGAACAGCATGCCTGA
- the metG gene encoding methionine--tRNA ligase encodes MPEKFYITTPIYYPSDKLHIGHAYTTTACDTMARYKRMRGCDVLFLTGTDEHGQKIEQKAEAAGVTPQKYVDDIVVTIKDLWSRLNISYDRFIRTTDDYHVEAVQKIFKRLYDQGDIYKGVYKGMYCTPCEAFWTPSQLVDGKCPDCGREVYEAEEEAYFFRLSAYADRIVKLYEEHPDFMEPKSRMNEMLNNFIKPGLQDLAVSRTSFKWGIPVSFDDKHIVYVWVDALTNYITALGYENERYHDFEHYWPADVHMMAKEIVRFHTIIWPALLMALDLPLPKKVFGHGWLLLDGGKMSKSKGNIVDPIVLIDKYGRDAVRYYLLREIPFGSDGIFSNESLINRINTDLANDLGNLVSRTVAMGEKYFGATVRNTGADEPLDGELVALRREVIENYARLMDELQFPLALAEVWKLISRANKYIDETMPWVLAKDESKRERLEQVIFNLCETIRAVSILITPAMPDTAAEIARKLGLAGTPHVQWESLGEIAPVGSFGVSKGDNLFPRIDVAKDLAELEALAEKKMAEAAAKNAAPAEAPAGAPEGVASLITIDDFSKVELRVAKILACEEVKKSDKLLKLTVTLGSGERTVVSGIRQWYAPQDLVGRCVVLVSNLKPAKLRGIESQGMILAADNGEDGVRVLFADCCEPGAKVR; translated from the coding sequence ATGCCTGAGAAATTTTATATCACAACCCCCATCTACTACCCGTCGGACAAGCTCCACATCGGCCACGCCTACACCACCACGGCCTGTGACACCATGGCGCGCTACAAGAGAATGCGCGGGTGTGACGTTCTGTTTCTGACCGGCACCGACGAGCACGGCCAGAAAATCGAACAGAAGGCCGAGGCCGCAGGCGTCACGCCCCAGAAGTATGTCGACGACATCGTCGTGACCATCAAGGACCTGTGGAGCCGCCTGAACATCAGCTACGACCGCTTCATCCGCACGACCGACGACTACCATGTCGAAGCCGTGCAGAAGATTTTCAAGCGTCTCTACGACCAGGGCGATATCTACAAGGGCGTCTACAAGGGCATGTACTGCACCCCCTGCGAGGCGTTCTGGACCCCGTCGCAGCTCGTCGACGGCAAGTGTCCCGACTGTGGGCGCGAGGTCTACGAGGCCGAGGAGGAGGCCTACTTCTTTCGCCTCTCGGCCTATGCCGACCGCATTGTCAAGCTCTATGAGGAGCATCCGGATTTCATGGAGCCGAAGAGCCGCATGAACGAGATGCTCAACAACTTCATCAAGCCCGGGCTTCAGGACCTCGCCGTCTCGCGCACGAGCTTCAAGTGGGGCATTCCCGTGAGCTTTGATGACAAACATATCGTCTACGTCTGGGTCGACGCTCTGACCAATTACATCACCGCGCTCGGCTACGAAAACGAGCGCTACCACGACTTTGAGCACTACTGGCCCGCCGATGTGCACATGATGGCCAAGGAGATCGTGCGCTTTCACACCATCATCTGGCCGGCGCTGCTCATGGCGCTCGATCTGCCGCTGCCGAAAAAAGTCTTCGGCCACGGCTGGTTGCTGCTCGACGGCGGCAAGATGTCGAAGTCCAAGGGCAACATCGTCGACCCGATCGTTCTCATCGACAAGTACGGCCGCGACGCTGTTCGCTACTATCTGTTACGCGAGATTCCCTTCGGCTCGGACGGCATTTTCTCCAACGAGTCGCTGATCAACCGCATCAACACCGACCTTGCAAACGATCTCGGCAACCTCGTCTCGCGCACAGTCGCCATGGGCGAGAAGTACTTCGGCGCCACCGTGAGAAACACCGGCGCCGACGAGCCCCTCGACGGCGAGCTTGTCGCGCTGCGCCGCGAGGTGATCGAAAACTATGCGCGCCTGATGGACGAGCTCCAGTTCCCGCTCGCGCTCGCCGAGGTGTGGAAGCTCATCTCCCGCGCGAACAAGTACATCGACGAGACCATGCCCTGGGTGCTCGCCAAGGACGAGTCGAAGCGCGAGCGCCTCGAGCAGGTGATCTTCAACCTCTGCGAGACCATCCGCGCCGTCTCGATTCTCATCACCCCCGCCATGCCCGACACGGCGGCGGAGATTGCCCGAAAGCTCGGCCTCGCCGGCACGCCCCATGTGCAGTGGGAGTCCCTCGGCGAGATCGCGCCGGTCGGCTCTTTCGGCGTGAGCAAGGGCGACAATCTCTTCCCGCGCATCGACGTCGCAAAGGATCTGGCCGAGCTCGAGGCTCTGGCTGAGAAGAAAATGGCCGAGGCCGCCGCGAAAAACGCGGCGCCGGCCGAAGCGCCCGCCGGCGCGCCCGAGGGGGTCGCATCCCTGATTACCATCGACGACTTCTCGAAAGTGGAGCTGCGTGTCGCGAAGATTCTCGCCTGCGAGGAGGTCAAAAAGAGCGACAAGCTCCTGAAGCTCACCGTCACCCTCGGCAGCGGGGAGCGCACGGTTGTCTCGGGTATCCGCCAGTGGTATGCGCCGCAGGATCTTGTCGGCCGCTGTGTGGTGCTCGTGTCGAACCTCAAGCCCGCGAAGCTGCGCGGCATTGAGAGCCAGGGTATGATTCTCGCCGCCGACAACGGCGAAGACGGTGTGCGCGTGCTCTTCGCCGACTGCTGTGAGCCGGGCGCAAAGGTGCGCTGA
- a CDS encoding TatD family hydrolase — MLFDSHAHYCDERFADDRDELLSSLPAHGISHVLTCPSTPEETAFSLELAHRYAHVWAAAGIHCHECGAYGFDALEQIERYAADERCVAIGEIGLDYALEFHPRALQRDWFERQILLANRLGLPVIVHDREAHADTMELLHRHRPRGVVHCYSGSAEMAKELLALGFYISFTGVITFKNARRAVEAAEVIPLDRLLIETDSPYLAPVPHRGERNDSTLVRLTCERLAEIKGVSFDEMARLTCRNACELFAID; from the coding sequence ATGCTCTTTGACTCCCACGCCCACTACTGCGACGAGCGCTTTGCCGACGATCGGGACGAGCTTCTCTCAAGCCTGCCGGCGCACGGGATCAGCCATGTTCTGACCTGCCCCTCCACGCCGGAGGAGACCGCTTTTTCCCTGGAGCTCGCCCACCGCTACGCCCACGTCTGGGCGGCGGCCGGAATCCACTGCCACGAGTGCGGCGCCTACGGCTTTGACGCGCTCGAACAGATCGAGCGCTACGCCGCCGATGAGCGCTGCGTTGCCATCGGCGAGATCGGGCTCGACTACGCGCTGGAGTTCCACCCGCGCGCGCTTCAGCGCGACTGGTTCGAGCGGCAGATTCTGCTCGCAAACCGGCTGGGGCTGCCCGTCATCGTCCACGACCGCGAGGCTCACGCCGACACCATGGAGCTTCTGCACCGCCACCGGCCGCGCGGGGTAGTCCACTGCTACTCGGGCAGCGCCGAGATGGCAAAGGAGCTGCTCGCGCTCGGGTTCTACATCTCGTTTACCGGGGTCATCACATTCAAAAACGCCCGCCGGGCAGTGGAGGCCGCCGAGGTCATTCCACTTGACCGGCTTCTCATTGAGACCGACTCGCCCTATCTCGCGCCCGTGCCCCACCGGGGCGAGCGCAACGACTCGACGCTGGTGCGCCTGACCTGCGAGCGCCTGGCCGAGATCAAGGGCGTGTCGTTCGACGAAATGGCGCGTCTCACCTGCCGAAACGCCTGTGAGCTCTTCGCCATCGACTGA
- a CDS encoding ATP-grasp domain-containing protein, translating to MTVIITDAKYRMTLAAIRELSKEGFFVAATTDDGEPALPLAFSSNCVGARHVLESARYAESLLELCEHYRRRDGDRPILLPFGARTTALIASDARFRDAAWTHVPDQATLELLGDKSRVLSLAAELGIPVPEQIVCRDGETVESLAARVPYPAVIKYRNGEALGIKAAGRYRIVKNSAQFQKYYPAFAARDPGTLIQRYIEGDGYGVSVLMKGGEVYSYICHRRLREYPIGGGPSTLARTVYDKTLHAQAVRLLRAAGLEGVAMVEFKGSPETGYTLMEVNPRIWGTFPLTYAAGCRFATAWAETALGIAEPLDELTIPYEVSKRMQFSVSDLMAALSWLKAGHIGPLFSAVGCFFNPRVSGGIFTWDDPKPAFVYLRAILHRRKEQGI from the coding sequence ATGACCGTCATCATCACCGACGCCAAATACCGCATGACGCTCGCTGCCATACGGGAGCTCTCGAAGGAGGGCTTCTTTGTCGCGGCCACCACCGACGACGGCGAACCCGCTCTGCCGCTTGCGTTCTCATCGAACTGTGTGGGCGCCAGACACGTTCTGGAGAGCGCCCGCTACGCCGAGAGCCTGCTCGAGCTCTGCGAGCACTACCGCAGGCGCGACGGCGACCGGCCGATTCTTCTGCCTTTCGGCGCGCGCACGACGGCGCTCATCGCCTCGGACGCGCGCTTTCGCGACGCCGCGTGGACCCATGTGCCCGACCAGGCGACGCTCGAGCTGCTCGGCGACAAGAGCCGGGTGCTCTCCCTCGCGGCCGAGCTCGGCATCCCCGTGCCGGAGCAGATCGTCTGCCGCGACGGTGAGACGGTTGAATCACTTGCCGCGCGCGTGCCCTACCCGGCCGTCATCAAGTACCGAAACGGCGAGGCGCTCGGCATCAAGGCCGCCGGGCGCTACCGCATCGTCAAAAACAGCGCGCAGTTTCAAAAGTACTATCCCGCCTTTGCCGCGCGCGACCCGGGCACGCTCATTCAGCGCTACATCGAGGGCGACGGCTACGGCGTCTCGGTGCTCATGAAGGGCGGCGAAGTCTACAGCTACATCTGTCACCGGCGGCTGCGCGAGTATCCCATCGGCGGCGGCCCCTCCACCCTCGCGCGCACGGTGTACGACAAGACGCTGCACGCGCAGGCCGTTCGGCTGCTGCGCGCGGCGGGGCTCGAGGGCGTGGCCATGGTCGAGTTCAAGGGCTCGCCCGAGACCGGCTACACCCTCATGGAGGTCAACCCCCGCATCTGGGGCACTTTTCCGCTGACCTACGCGGCAGGCTGCCGCTTCGCAACCGCCTGGGCCGAGACCGCGCTCGGCATCGCAGAGCCCCTCGACGAGCTCACCATTCCCTATGAGGTGTCAAAGCGCATGCAGTTTTCGGTCTCCGACCTGATGGCTGCGCTGAGCTGGCTCAAAGCGGGACACATCGGGCCGCTCTTCTCGGCGGTCGGCTGCTTTTTCAACCCGCGTGTCAGCGGCGGCATCTTCACCTGGGACGATCCCAAGCCCGCGTTTGTGTATCTGCGGGCCATCCTCCACCGCAGAAAGGAGCAGGGCATTTGA
- a CDS encoding PHP domain-containing protein — MICKADLHIHSLDSVDSILSLEQIVREARAAGLNIIAVSDHNSYSGSEKLQALAPEGLLVVPSAEYATECGHILALFVPHQLEERYLVPIDDYHFQFREVVEGIHAAGGLAVVAHPFDKARYTLENHPALPHVDGVEAHNGHVGIRDGYDGANRLAARAAIGRGLFFTAGSDAHNPGEIGNAVLTLELDEFTLDGFRTALLRRRGSVWGRDASRAKLARAQLNKCLKRPWPKCLHKLPRRLAVYAASFGIDLLKALHIKPKNRGATLIEGGELTCP; from the coding sequence TTGATCTGCAAGGCCGATTTACATATCCACTCGCTCGACAGTGTCGACAGCATCCTGTCGCTCGAGCAGATTGTCCGCGAGGCCCGTGCGGCGGGTCTCAACATCATCGCCGTGAGCGACCACAACTCCTACTCGGGCTCCGAAAAGCTGCAGGCTCTCGCCCCTGAGGGACTTCTCGTCGTTCCCTCGGCGGAGTATGCCACCGAGTGCGGCCATATTCTGGCGCTCTTCGTGCCCCACCAGCTCGAGGAGCGCTATCTCGTGCCCATCGACGACTACCACTTTCAATTTCGCGAGGTCGTCGAGGGCATCCACGCGGCGGGCGGGCTCGCCGTGGTGGCCCACCCCTTTGACAAGGCCCGCTACACTCTGGAAAACCATCCCGCGCTCCCCCATGTCGACGGCGTCGAGGCCCACAACGGCCACGTCGGCATCCGCGACGGCTACGACGGTGCAAACCGTCTTGCGGCGCGCGCGGCCATCGGGCGCGGGCTCTTCTTTACCGCCGGCAGCGACGCGCACAACCCCGGCGAAATCGGCAACGCCGTGCTGACGCTGGAGCTCGACGAATTCACTCTCGACGGCTTTCGCACGGCGCTGCTCAGGCGCCGCGGTTCGGTCTGGGGCCGCGACGCGAGCCGCGCCAAGCTCGCGCGCGCCCAGCTCAACAAGTGTCTCAAGCGGCCCTGGCCAAAGTGTCTTCACAAGCTGCCCCGGCGGCTGGCGGTCTACGCCGCCTCCTTTGGCATCGACCTGCTCAAGGCCCTGCACATCAAGCCGAAAAACCGCGGCGCCACACTCATCGAGGGAGGAGAACTGACATGTCCATGA